The DNA segment tGCTAATTTATGAGCTGAATGCGAAAcagtaaaaaacaaattaagggCACCATGGTCAATTGAGAAAAGCTACAGCCAATTAAAACAAATTCATTGACAGTACGTCAgggtaaaaatgtaatttgatATGTAAAAGTGGAAAATGGTTGCCGCTTAAAATTTCGGAGTTACCACTGCGGCATTCCACCCTATAAATATGCCGTCAAGGCCTTTTCACTTTCCATACTTTCCTACACCTTTCTCTCTCTTAATTTTCATCCgagaaaaaactttcccggaaAATTGCCAAGTTTCCTCCAATCAGAGATCTTCTGCTTCGACGATGAAGAAATCAGGATTCTTTGCGGCTTCCGTTGCCGCGGCCTCTGCTACTGCAATCTCTGCGCCGTCCTCTTCGGGTTTCCTCTGCAATTCAAAGATTCAACTTTCTCGCGATGTAAGAATTGGGCCGAAATTTTGGTGTTtacctttctctttttcttctttttatctttcttttatcTGAAATAGCTATCTGGTTTCTGTGAATTTTCGTTGACTTTTTCTCTGTTTGGCTGCCTGGAAAAAGAGAGGGAAATTTTGGGTCTGACGAGTAAAATCCTCAATTCTCAGCCCAAGAGCCACAGTTTAGCTTGTAACATCCCAAGACCTGTTTtactctcttctattttctgtATAGCcaaacaaattttctttaaaattcgtctttaaaagagttttttttttgcttccgtTTCCTCTCCTCCTTTTTCTCGGAATCCAAACAGAGACTTTTTCTTGTGTATTATTTGTTAACAGAGCGGTCTTTCTTTTGCTTTGTCTACATATTTTTCCGGAATTTTTTATCTATCCAATAAAAATCGTTATATTTTTCTGTcacatcaattcaaaaataaaaataaaaattcctaatcataattttcttttgtttgcacACGTCTGATCTTATAGGAGGCTGTTGCGGGGAAAGATATTGAAAATTCAGAATCACAAAGGTCGTCCTCCGCGGATAGATTTGCGCCAAGGTTCGATGGGTTGAGGTTCATTGAAACCCTGGTCACTGCT comes from the Vitis vinifera cultivar Pinot Noir 40024 chromosome 12, ASM3070453v1 genome and includes:
- the LOC100262522 gene encoding uncharacterized protein LOC100262522 encodes the protein MPSRPFHFPYFPTPFSLLIFIREKTFPENCQVSSNQRSSASTMKKSGFFAASVAAASATAISAPSSSGFLCNSKIQLSRDEAVAGKDIENSESQRSSSADRFAPRFDGLRFIETLVTAHR